The Simkaniaceae bacterium genome includes the window TTCTCTTATAGCAAATTTCTGGGCAACAACTTGTGGGTAATAGTCAGACCTAAAGGCGGGGGTTTTACGCCGTCAGCGATAAAATGCACGGACTTGCTCCAACAAACATTATGAAGTCGCTAGAAAAAAAGGCAACACAAAAGCCTTTATTTTTTCCAAAAGTTAGCTATCTCTTCGAGAGACTTGCCTCTTGTTTCAGGGACGCGATAATAAACAAAGAAAAAGGAAATGGCGGTAATCAAGGCAAACATTAAAAAAGCAACTCCGCCCCCAAAACTCTTAGTTATGGGAAGAAATGTTAAAGAGACTAGATAATTCATCGCCCAGTTAGAAAAAATGCAAATACTCATGACTCTTCCTCTCACCGCTAAGGGAAAAATCTCTGATATAATGACCCATGTAATCGGGCCTAAACTGATAGCAAAAAAGAAAACATAAAATAAGGCGCTTATCAGCGATAACCAAGATAGATCGCCCTTTCCAAAAAGAAAGCAAAAGGCCAAAGAGACTAAACCGATAAACATTCCGGATAGCCCGGTAAGTAATAGAGGGCGCCGCCCCTTGATATCGATCAGCCACATTGCAAAAATGGTGGCAAGGACATTAATTAAACCGAGGGAAATCGTTGCAAGCATTGCAGTAGAGTGCGTTATAAACCCCACCTCACGAAAAATAGTCGGAGCATAATAAAAAATAGCATTAATTCCCGTAAGTTGTTGGATCATACTGATCCCTACACCTACGACGAGAGCCCCTAAAAGGCCCTGTTTAAGAAATCCCCCCACGCATAGCGGAGTTTTTTTGACGGTTAAGGAAAGACTCGATTTTGTCGCTTCATCTGCTTTCTTAACACTTTGAATGACTTCCTCGACATCACTATCGCCTCTCACATCCTTTAAAATAGTGCGCGCTTGATCTATTTTATTTTGACCAATCAGCCAATTGGGACTTTCAGGGAGAAAAAACATGCCAATAAACTGGACAAATGCAAAGGAGCAACTGACGATAAATAGCCATCTCCACATATTTTCCAAATCAAGGACGGCATTTAAAATAAAGGAGAGGAGAAATCCGCTAGTGATCATGAGCTGGTTTGTCGAGACAAGGGCTCCACGATACTTTGTAGGGGCAATTTCAGAGAGATATAAAGGGACAATCAATGACCCAAATCCCACCCCCAGACCCGTTACAAATCGTCCAATAACGAGTGTTGTAACTGAATGAGAAAAGGTAAGAAGGGTTCCCCCAATCAAGTAAATGACTGCACTCATCATCACTGTCTTTTTTCGTCCCATACGATCTGAAATAAAACCGGCACCAATTGCTCCAATGAGTGCTCCCAAAATCAGAATGCTGACAACATTGGCTTTTTGGGCAAGAGTGAGTTGAAAAAGCTCGCTAAAGATAATTAATGTTCCTGCTATAACACCCGTATTGTAACCAAATAATAGCCCACCGATCGACCCAATAAAGGCAATCATCATGGCATAAAGAGTGATTCCTTTTGATTTTTGCATCGCTTTATGATCCTAAGTTTGAGTCAATGGGCTATAGCCCTTCTCCATGATTTTGTGAGAAATGTGTCCTAAATGCGCGGATATTTTTTTCACTCTCTTCGAGTGTAGCGCCTGACCAAAACCCCTTCTTACATGTTTTAACCGCTCCATTACCGCCTAGCGTGGTAAACTCTCCTGTTTTGACAATGCGGCAGGAACAAATAGAGCGATCGGGATCCATGGGATCAACAATGCAAGGCGCATCAAGACAAATAGCCAAAGGCAACAGGAACTAAAATCACTACAGACCAAGCGAAGAATGCACAATACTTTCTCACCGGAATCCCCCATTGGATAAACAAAGGCCAAGCGGGGAGCTCCAAGCAGCCCAACTATGCCAATACTCCTTAACCGTCAAAAAATCCCCCTATGTATGGAGGGGATTTTTTAAAAACTTCTTAATGACATGTTTTATTTTTCTATTCCAGAAAATTATACCGAAGGGGGGATCATGTATACCGGGAGTGATTCAAGGGTTGGAATTTTTAGAAGCCGGTGCACCGATGGTCGATCGGGCCGAAGGCCCTTCTACCTGAAAGGGCGCACTATTGACAATAGGCAGAGGTGAGGTAAATTGACCAAGCGGGGATGCCGGGTGATAAACCCCAATTCTTCAATTTATTTCGGTATACATACACAGCATTTAGATGTTTTACAATATAAGCTTGAATAGATACTAAGCTTATTAGGCAGATGATTCAGAATATCAAACCGATACCAATTCGAGTAGTTGGGGTAAATTGTTGCCACTGATTCCAATCATCAAAAGCAATTTTAGATAATGAATAATTGAGCCCAATATCAATGAATCCATATCCCGATACCATTCCTATTTTTCCGGCAAGGACAGGATATACAAACTGATTGAAATGCCCAATAGAAGTATAGGGATATAAGACTCCCGCCCCCGTTTGAAGATAGAACTTGACATAGTTTGAAGTATTCGTAGAAATCCCCCCATATCCCACTAAATAATTAAAATATGCATCCCCAATTTTTTTGGTATTTCCCCAGACTATTCCTCGAGATGAATTGACTGGATCAAAGTTCCAAAATAAATTCAATTCGCGCAGTTTTTTTTTCTGATTTAAAACTTCAATCTCGTAAAATAAATTCCCTTGATACTGACGAAAAAGAACCCCTATATCGTTATTTTTTTTCTCAAAACCGGATTTGAAAACAAAAAACTGAAATCTTTTATTATCAAGACCTTCAGATTTATTGGATTGTGATAATTCGGTCGCAGACACACTGAAAATAACACAAACAAACAGAGCTAATAAGGGCTTAAACTCGACTTTGTATATTTTTCGGATGCGAGTTTTGCAAGATTTTGACATACAATCGGTTATCAATTCCTGCAATCGGCTTGAACACGCCATTACAGGAATTGGTAACCGATTGTATGTCAAAAGATTGTGAAAATCGCGCCAAAAAATGTACAAAGTCGAGTTTAAGTATTTAAAAAATCCCCTCCGTGAATAGAGAGGAGATTTTTTGATGGTTAAGGAATGTTGGCTATTAATGGTTGGCCCCCGTTCAAATAAATGACTGTTTTTAAAGAGGGAGTTGCAAAACTCCATTCGGAGCCAACCCCGCGCTCGCTTTGCCGAATCGGCTTTGCAATTCCCTCTAAATTAAAACAAGTTGTGATTTCGGATTTTTGAGCTTATGCTTTTTGAGAGGACGAATGACGTGGCCAATCAGGTCATAACCGATCGCATCGGTGATTTCGACCAGATACTGTTCTCCAAAGTTCTTGACTCCGGAGGGGTCATTAATAATTACTTGCCCGTCGATGTCGGGAGCTTGCCCATAAAACCGACCGACGAGGAGGTGCTCGGATTCGGGATGATACCCTTCGATTATCACATCAAGTTGCCGGCCAATCAAACGTTGCATATTGAGAGCGACAACCTCTTGCTGTGCAGCCGCGAGTTTATCAAAGCGCTCTTGCTTCACCTCAGGGGAGATGTGTCCGTCGAGCTGCGCCGAATAAGACTCTTCTTCTTTGGAGTATTGGAAAATCCCGATATTATCGAGTCGGTATGTTTTAACAAAATCGAGTAGCTCTTGAAACTGCTCCTCTGTTTCTCCCGGGAATCCCACCATTAAGCTGGTGCGGATGACGATACCCGGGATTTCTCTGCGCAGCTTTTCAATGATATCGATGATTTGCCCACGCGATGTTTTGCGGTGCATTGCTTTAAGAACCGGATCGCTAATGTGCTGGAGTGGCATATCTAAATAGGGCAAAAGCCTCTTATCGCTTTTAATCAGAGCAATCATCTCATCATCGATCTCATCCGGATAGAGATAAAGTAGACGAAGCCAATAATCACCGGGCTCATTTAGGATCTCTCTTAATAGAGCAGCAAGTCCATTTTTTTCTTTTTGGTCTTTGCCATAGTCGCCGAGATCTTGAGCAATTAAAATAATTTCTTGGCATCCGGAATGGATCAGCGATCTAAATTCTTTTAAGACTTGTTCATGGGGCTTGCTTTTCAGCTTCCCTTTAATCTTGGGAATAATACAAAAGGCACATTGTTTGCGGCACCCTTCTGCAATTTTCAAATAGGCAAAATGACGCGGTGTTGAAATCAACCGAGGAATTTCACCGTGTTGTAAGAAGCTCTTAGCATCAGTAACGGCTTCGCCGGATTGATCAGACTGTAGAGCTTTGAGAAT containing:
- a CDS encoding sugar porter family MFS transporter — translated: MQKSKGITLYAMMIAFIGSIGGLLFGYNTGVIAGTLIIFSELFQLTLAQKANVVSILILGALIGAIGAGFISDRMGRKKTVMMSAVIYLIGGTLLTFSHSVTTLVIGRFVTGLGVGFGSLIVPLYLSEIAPTKYRGALVSTNQLMITSGFLLSFILNAVLDLENMWRWLFIVSCSFAFVQFIGMFFLPESPNWLIGQNKIDQARTILKDVRGDSDVEEVIQSVKKADEATKSSLSLTVKKTPLCVGGFLKQGLLGALVVGVGISMIQQLTGINAIFYYAPTIFREVGFITHSTAMLATISLGLINVLATIFAMWLIDIKGRRPLLLTGLSGMFIGLVSLAFCFLFGKGDLSWLSLISALFYVFFFAISLGPITWVIISEIFPLAVRGRVMSICIFSNWAMNYLVSLTFLPITKSFGGGVAFLMFALITAISFFFVYYRVPETRGKSLEEIANFWKK
- the rimO gene encoding 30S ribosomal protein S12 methylthiotransferase RimO; amino-acid sequence: MRVQKEIFVNKINFTSLGCSRNLVDTEVMLGIVLKAGYEPISDPEEADFLIVNTCSFLESARQEALDVIDELFEIKKPDAKVIITGCMAQSHRQIIQEAFPDVHYYLGSGDVSQILKALQSDQSGEAVTDAKSFLQHGEIPRLISTPRHFAYLKIAEGCRKQCAFCIIPKIKGKLKSKPHEQVLKEFRSLIHSGCQEIILIAQDLGDYGKDQKEKNGLAALLREILNEPGDYWLRLLYLYPDEIDDEMIALIKSDKRLLPYLDMPLQHISDPVLKAMHRKTSRGQIIDIIEKLRREIPGIVIRTSLMVGFPGETEEQFQELLDFVKTYRLDNIGIFQYSKEEESYSAQLDGHISPEVKQERFDKLAAAQQEVVALNMQRLIGRQLDVIIEGYHPESEHLLVGRFYGQAPDIDGQVIINDPSGVKNFGEQYLVEITDAIGYDLIGHVIRPLKKHKLKNPKSQLVLI